In the Cellulomonas sp. C5510 genome, GTCGATGATCGGGCCCGGCGTCAACGGCGGGCTCGGGCTGGCCACCCAGCTCCTCGAGGGCGCGCTCGGGCGCGACCAGGCGGCCGGCGTCATCGAGCGGCTCCAGACCTCGATGGCGGGGCAGCCGTTCGAGTTCCTGCAGAACGCGGACGCGCGACAGGTGCTGTCGCTGCTGAACGGCGAGCACCCGCAGGCCGTGGCGCTCGTGCTCGCGCACCTGCGCCCCGAGCACGCCTCCGCGATCATGGCGGGCCTGCCGCCGGAGCAGCAGTCCGAGGTCGCGCACCGCATCGCGCTCATGGAGCGGGCCTCGCCGGACGTCGTGCAGGTCATCGCCGAGTCGATGCAGCGCAAGGCCTCGACCGTTCTGACGCCGAACGAGCTGTCGGCCGTGGGCGGCGTGCAGCCGCTCGTCGAGATCATCAACCGGGCCGACCCGACCACGGAGAAGCTCATCCTCGAGGGCCTGCAGAGCCGCGACGAGGCGCTCGCCGACGAGGTGCGCAGCCGGATGTTCGTGTTCGGCGACATCGTGCTGCTCGAGGACCGCGCGATGCAGCTCGTGCTGCGCCAGGTCGAGACCAACGAGCTGTCCGTGGCCCTCAAGGGCGCGACGCCGGAGGTCCGCGACAAGACGCTGCGCAACCTGTCCGAGCGCGCCCGGGAGAACCTCGAGGAGGAGATCGAGCTGCTCGGCCCGGTCCGC is a window encoding:
- the fliG gene encoding flagellar motor switch protein FliG; the encoded protein is MATTTLTGTQKAAMLLLQLGRERAARVMAQLDVAEIEELTAEIMRLERVDQTMADEVVEEFYSASMIGPGVNGGLGLATQLLEGALGRDQAAGVIERLQTSMAGQPFEFLQNADARQVLSLLNGEHPQAVALVLAHLRPEHASAIMAGLPPEQQSEVAHRIALMERASPDVVQVIAESMQRKASTVLTPNELSAVGGVQPLVEIINRADPTTEKLILEGLQSRDEALADEVRSRMFVFGDIVLLEDRAMQLVLRQVETNELSVALKGATPEVRDKTLRNLSERARENLEEEIELLGPVRLSQVEEARAGIVQVIRRLEESGQIVIRREGEDEYVS